A region from the Muribaculum gordoncarteri genome encodes:
- a CDS encoding glycosyltransferase family 9 protein — protein MPASNGLPRNLLVARFSALGDVAMTIPVVYSACRCNPDTRFIFITKPVQESLFINPPENLVVIGVDVKNEYKTPRDLWRLFKELRAQYSIDAFADLHGVLRSFFLRAVCTLHGMKCHSIHKGRMHKRALTRPRNKVMLPLISSRARYREVFYRFGFALEEKFTSLYGSDKGDPAMFADITPPKAEGERWIGIAPFAKHKGKIYPPELMEKVVAELAAMPSTKIFLFGGGDYERKILGEWASRYNGVTSLAETRHGFAVELALLSHLDTMVSMDSANMHLASLVGVRVVSVWGATHPYCGFKGFRQKEADIVQLPMTCRPCSVFGNKPCSRGDYHCLAGIPPQMIVTKVKSIIPPSPPNE, from the coding sequence ATGCCAGCAAGTAACGGGCTGCCCAGGAATCTGCTCGTGGCGCGTTTCTCGGCGCTCGGCGATGTGGCCATGACCATTCCGGTGGTCTACTCGGCATGTCGCTGCAACCCCGACACGCGCTTCATCTTCATAACCAAGCCGGTGCAGGAGTCGCTCTTCATCAATCCCCCCGAAAACCTCGTGGTGATAGGGGTCGATGTGAAAAACGAGTACAAGACACCGCGCGACCTGTGGCGACTCTTCAAGGAGCTTCGCGCACAATACTCGATCGACGCATTTGCCGATCTCCACGGCGTGCTGCGCTCATTTTTCCTGCGCGCAGTGTGTACGCTGCACGGCATGAAATGTCACTCGATACACAAGGGGCGCATGCACAAGCGCGCACTCACCCGCCCGCGCAACAAGGTGATGCTGCCGCTCATCTCGTCACGCGCACGCTACCGCGAGGTATTCTATCGGTTCGGATTTGCTCTTGAAGAGAAATTCACCAGCCTCTACGGCTCGGACAAGGGCGACCCTGCCATGTTTGCCGACATAACGCCGCCTAAGGCCGAGGGTGAACGCTGGATAGGCATCGCACCGTTTGCTAAGCACAAGGGTAAGATATATCCCCCCGAACTGATGGAGAAAGTCGTGGCCGAACTGGCTGCCATGCCTTCGACCAAGATATTCCTCTTCGGCGGAGGCGACTATGAGCGCAAGATTCTCGGCGAATGGGCGTCGCGCTACAACGGAGTGACATCACTTGCCGAGACCCGTCACGGATTTGCCGTGGAACTCGCCCTGCTGAGCCATCTCGACACAATGGTGTCGATGGACTCGGCCAACATGCACCTCGCCTCGCTCGTCGGGGTGAGAGTGGTGAGCGTGTGGGGCGCCACCCACCCCTACTGCGGATTCAAGGGCTTCAGGCAGAAAGAGGCCGACATCGTGCAGCTGCCCATGACTTGCCGCCCCTGCTCGGTGTTTGGCAACAAGCCATGCTCACGCGGCGACTACCACTGCCTTGCCGGCATACCACCGCAAATGATAGTAACCAAAGTAAAATCAATAATTCCCCCGTCGCCCCCAAATGAGTGA
- the ruvB gene encoding Holliday junction branch migration DNA helicase RuvB, which yields MSEDFDIRASQSGKDRDSDFEKALRPSEFDSFSGQDKIIENLRVFVAAARMRGESLDHVLLHGPPGLGKTTLSQIVANELGVGIKITSGPVLDKPGDLAGILTSLEENDVLFIDEIHRLSPIVEEYLYSAMEDFRIDIMIDKGPGARSVQLSLSPFTLIGATTRSGLLTSPLRARFGINCHLEYYDHEVLERIVLRSARLLGVKCTAEAAHEIALRSRGTPRIANALLRRVRDFAQVKGSGVVEPEIARYALEALNIDRYGLDEIDNKILTTIITKFKGGPVGLTTIATALGEDPGTIEEVYEPFLIKEGFIKRTPRGREVTELAWIHLGHSPEGRGMGSLF from the coding sequence ATGAGTGAAGACTTTGACATACGCGCCTCGCAGAGCGGCAAGGACCGCGACTCCGACTTTGAAAAGGCGTTGCGTCCGTCGGAGTTTGACTCGTTCAGCGGTCAGGACAAGATAATCGAGAACCTGAGGGTGTTTGTGGCGGCCGCCCGCATGCGAGGCGAGTCGCTCGACCACGTGCTGCTGCACGGCCCTCCCGGCCTCGGCAAGACAACCTTGTCGCAGATTGTGGCCAACGAGCTCGGCGTGGGCATAAAAATCACGTCGGGCCCCGTGCTCGACAAGCCCGGCGACCTTGCCGGCATACTCACCTCGCTCGAAGAGAACGATGTGCTCTTCATCGACGAGATTCACCGCCTCAGCCCCATCGTCGAGGAGTATCTCTACTCGGCCATGGAGGATTTCCGCATCGACATCATGATCGACAAGGGACCCGGTGCGCGCTCGGTACAGCTGAGTCTGTCGCCCTTCACGCTCATCGGAGCCACCACGCGAAGCGGACTGCTCACATCGCCCCTGCGTGCCCGATTCGGCATAAACTGTCACCTTGAGTACTACGACCACGAAGTGCTCGAGCGCATCGTGTTGCGTTCGGCGCGTCTGCTCGGGGTGAAGTGCACGGCCGAGGCGGCCCACGAGATTGCGTTACGCAGCCGCGGCACCCCTCGTATTGCCAACGCGCTGCTGCGCCGTGTGCGTGACTTCGCGCAGGTCAAGGGCAGCGGAGTGGTGGAACCCGAAATAGCACGTTACGCGCTTGAGGCGCTGAACATCGACCGCTATGGCCTCGACGAAATCGACAACAAGATTCTCACAACGATAATAACCAAGTTCAAAGGCGGCCCCGTGGGACTCACCACCATAGCCACCGCACTGGGCGAAGATCCCGGAACCATCGAGGAGGTATATGAGCCGTTCCTCATCAAGGAGGGATTCATCAAACGCACTCCGCGCGGACGCGAGGTAACCGAACTTGCATGGATACATCTCGGACACTCGCCCGAGGGACGGGGCATGGGTTCGCTCTTCTGA